Proteins encoded by one window of Prevotella nigrescens:
- a CDS encoding diphosphate--fructose-6-phosphate 1-phosphotransferase has translation METSALQKERASYQPKLPKALKGAVKIKEGEPTQSVDNHDEIKKLFPNTYGMPLVEFVPAEKQDSVRINVGVILSGGQAPGGHNVISGLYDELKKLNPENRLFGFLMGPGGLVDHNYIEITDILMNKYRNTGGFDLIGSGRTKLEKEEQFEKGLEIIRELDIKALVIVGGDDSNTNACVLAEYYAAKKYGVQVIGCPKTIDGDLKNDQIETSFGFDTATKTYSELIGNIARDCNSARKYWHFIKLMGRSASHIALECALQTQPNICLISEEIETKDLSLNDIIEDIAKVVARRAQDGRNYGVVLIPEGLIEFIPSIGRLIGELNDLLAKHGNDYKDLDIEKQRAYIIEHLSEENKATFETLPDGVARQLSLDRDPHGNVQVSLIETERLISDMVEMKLNKWAKQGKYNGHFATIHHFLGYEGRCAAPSNFDADYCYALGTSAAQLIANGKTGYMAIVKNTTEKAEDWIAGGVPITMMMNIERRNGELKPVIRKALVDLEGAPFKEFAKLRTRWATETSYIYPGPVQYWGPSDVCDQTTRTLALEQGKDVFVY, from the coding sequence ATGGAAACAAGTGCTTTACAAAAGGAACGTGCAAGCTATCAGCCAAAACTACCAAAAGCTCTTAAAGGTGCTGTAAAGATTAAAGAAGGAGAACCTACCCAAAGCGTAGATAACCACGATGAGATAAAGAAATTATTTCCAAATACGTATGGTATGCCTCTTGTTGAGTTCGTACCAGCTGAGAAACAAGATTCTGTTAGAATAAATGTCGGAGTGATTTTATCAGGCGGACAGGCTCCAGGCGGACACAATGTGATTTCTGGTTTGTACGATGAACTGAAGAAATTAAACCCTGAAAACCGTCTGTTTGGTTTCCTTATGGGACCTGGTGGTTTGGTAGACCACAACTATATCGAGATTACCGACATACTTATGAACAAATATAGAAATACGGGCGGCTTCGATTTGATAGGTTCTGGACGCACCAAATTGGAGAAAGAAGAGCAATTTGAAAAAGGATTGGAGATAATTCGCGAGCTTGATATAAAGGCACTTGTCATAGTAGGTGGCGACGACTCAAATACGAATGCCTGTGTACTCGCAGAGTATTATGCAGCCAAAAAGTATGGAGTACAGGTTATTGGCTGTCCGAAAACAATTGATGGCGACTTGAAGAACGACCAAATAGAAACATCGTTTGGTTTCGATACAGCTACCAAGACTTATTCTGAACTGATTGGAAATATTGCGCGCGACTGCAATTCAGCACGTAAGTATTGGCACTTCATTAAATTAATGGGACGTTCTGCATCTCATATTGCACTTGAATGTGCTTTACAAACACAACCTAATATATGTTTAATATCTGAGGAAATAGAAACAAAAGATTTATCTTTGAATGATATAATTGAAGATATTGCTAAGGTTGTTGCTCGTCGTGCACAAGATGGACGAAATTATGGAGTGGTCTTAATTCCTGAAGGACTTATTGAGTTTATTCCTTCAATCGGCAGACTCATTGGAGAACTGAACGATTTGCTGGCAAAACATGGAAACGATTATAAAGATCTCGACATTGAGAAGCAACGAGCTTATATTATAGAACACCTTTCTGAAGAGAATAAAGCAACGTTTGAGACTCTTCCTGATGGAGTCGCAAGACAATTGTCTTTAGATAGAGATCCCCATGGAAATGTTCAAGTTTCACTTATTGAGACAGAGAGACTTATCTCTGATATGGTAGAGATGAAACTTAATAAATGGGCAAAACAAGGCAAATATAATGGACACTTTGCAACTATACATCACTTTTTAGGTTATGAGGGACGCTGTGCAGCTCCATCAAACTTTGATGCAGATTACTGTTATGCACTCGGGACTTCAGCAGCCCAACTTATTGCTAATGGAAAAACAGGTTATATGGCAATTGTCAAGAATACGACTGAAAAAGCCGAAGACTGGATAGCCGGTGGTGTGCCTATAACTATGATGATGAATATAGAACGCCGTAATGGTGAATTGAAACCCGTTATTCGTAAGGCTTTGGTTGATCTCGAGGGGGCTCCTTTTAAGGAATTTGCAAAGTTACGTACCAGGTGGGCAACGGAGACAAGCTACATTTACCCAGGGCCTGTCCAGTATTGGGGACCATCTGATGTTTGTGATCAGACTACACGAACATTAGCATTGGAACAAGGTAAAGATGTCTTTGTATATTAA
- a CDS encoding fibronectin type III domain-containing protein yields the protein MMKKLLTLILCTTFVWNGFAQTNKTVWGKSEYKGKPWVENVSRPNTITEGLNGRHFSIWSSHGRYYDANKGGWKWQRPNLFGTTEDLYTQTIVIPYLFPMLENAGAVVVSPRERDWQKQEVIVDNDNPRANGKATYQEVNNKKKWGTAIGSGFAFHQGTYADGENPFVAGSVRQIKSRKRNSKLSHISYQPIIPEDGNYAVYVSYKTVKKSIDDAEYIVFHKGQETRFHVNQQMGGGTWVYLGTFAFDKGCNIYNRVVLTNHSKRRGFVTADAVRFGGGMGNIVRGGQVSGLPRTLEGARYYTQWAGAPRNVVSKSNGTNDYNDDINTRSLYTNWLAGGSPYIPNKEGLKVPIELTLGVHSDAGVKADGTTVGTLSICTTQQGNPTLGTGLSRNASQVFANQLVTNAKRDIEGTFKKVWNTRGVKDANYSETRLPEVPSAIIETLSHQNFGDMRLGQDPNFKFTLARSIYKSILRHTASLHKRPYIVQPLAPDDFRIEYVSKDKVRLKWNGVNDPLEPTAKPTSYNIYMATGTSGFDNGINVNGNSYEITLEPNVLYNFRVTACNHGGESFPTEVLSAYHKEGAKQTILIVNGFHRLSSPAIIDNDTEQGFNLEADPGVSYGVTAGWNGRQSNFDRTQFGKEGPSALGFGGDELAGLFIAGNSFDYVKTHAEAIATSGKYNIVSCSSKAIENGYIKLEKYALIDLALGLEKNDGHSLYFYKALRPNMQTQIANYLNRGGRVFANGAYLATDMTSSNEQEWLARFFKISAVGSNQNNYNSTVIGLGSQFDIYRTMNEQHYGAYSPDILQPSGSAFSVMTYADNTSAAVAYKGTDFRTFVMAFPFECIKNREVRNRIMRGIIAYLLN from the coding sequence ATGATGAAGAAACTTTTGACTCTCATACTATGTACTACATTTGTTTGGAACGGATTTGCCCAAACAAATAAAACAGTATGGGGGAAGTCTGAATATAAAGGAAAGCCATGGGTAGAGAACGTTTCTCGTCCAAACACTATAACAGAAGGATTGAATGGCAGACATTTTTCGATTTGGTCATCGCATGGACGTTATTACGATGCAAATAAAGGGGGTTGGAAATGGCAACGCCCTAATCTTTTCGGAACCACAGAAGACTTATACACGCAAACCATTGTAATTCCCTACCTTTTTCCTATGCTGGAAAATGCAGGTGCTGTTGTTGTTTCACCTCGCGAACGCGATTGGCAGAAACAAGAAGTTATAGTGGACAACGATAACCCAAGAGCGAACGGTAAAGCTACTTATCAGGAAGTAAACAATAAAAAGAAATGGGGAACTGCTATTGGTTCAGGCTTCGCATTTCATCAAGGGACATACGCAGACGGCGAAAATCCATTTGTAGCAGGCTCTGTCCGTCAAATAAAATCAAGGAAACGAAACAGCAAACTTAGTCATATTTCCTATCAGCCTATTATCCCCGAAGACGGAAACTACGCTGTTTATGTAAGCTACAAGACTGTTAAGAAGAGCATAGATGACGCTGAATATATTGTTTTTCATAAAGGACAAGAAACTCGTTTCCACGTAAATCAACAAATGGGAGGCGGCACGTGGGTATATCTCGGCACGTTTGCATTCGACAAAGGTTGCAATATCTACAACCGTGTAGTACTGACTAACCACAGCAAGCGCAGAGGTTTTGTTACCGCAGACGCTGTTCGATTTGGTGGCGGTATGGGAAACATTGTTCGAGGAGGACAAGTCAGTGGTTTGCCCCGCACGCTTGAAGGAGCAAGATACTACACCCAATGGGCTGGTGCACCTCGCAATGTAGTCAGTAAAAGCAACGGAACCAACGATTACAACGACGATATAAACACACGTTCGCTTTATACCAACTGGCTTGCAGGCGGTTCTCCCTATATTCCTAATAAGGAAGGACTGAAGGTTCCAATAGAATTGACGTTGGGCGTGCATAGCGATGCTGGTGTGAAAGCTGACGGAACTACGGTTGGAACATTGTCTATTTGTACTACACAACAAGGAAATCCTACATTGGGGACAGGACTTTCACGCAATGCTTCTCAAGTTTTTGCCAACCAACTCGTAACAAATGCAAAGCGAGACATCGAAGGTACATTCAAGAAAGTATGGAACACGCGTGGCGTAAAAGACGCTAATTACAGCGAAACACGCTTGCCCGAAGTCCCATCGGCAATTATAGAGACACTTTCGCATCAGAATTTTGGCGATATGAGGTTAGGACAAGACCCTAATTTTAAGTTCACGCTTGCACGTTCCATTTACAAAAGCATTCTCCGCCACACGGCATCGCTTCATAAAAGACCATACATCGTTCAACCATTAGCCCCCGACGACTTTAGAATAGAATATGTTTCAAAAGACAAGGTGCGCTTGAAGTGGAACGGAGTAAACGACCCTTTAGAGCCAACGGCAAAGCCAACATCGTACAATATATATATGGCAACGGGCACAAGCGGTTTCGACAACGGTATAAATGTTAATGGTAATTCATACGAAATAACATTAGAACCAAACGTATTGTACAACTTCAGGGTTACAGCGTGCAACCACGGAGGAGAGAGTTTCCCTACAGAAGTATTGTCGGCATACCATAAAGAAGGTGCAAAACAGACCATCTTGATAGTGAATGGCTTCCATCGTCTTTCTTCACCTGCCATTATTGACAATGATACAGAGCAAGGTTTCAACCTCGAAGCTGACCCGGGAGTAAGCTACGGCGTAACTGCGGGCTGGAATGGCAGACAAAGCAACTTCGATAGAACGCAGTTTGGCAAGGAAGGCCCTTCGGCCTTAGGCTTTGGAGGCGACGAACTTGCAGGACTATTCATAGCAGGCAACAGCTTCGATTATGTGAAAACGCACGCCGAAGCAATTGCAACCAGTGGCAAATATAACATTGTGAGTTGTTCAAGCAAAGCAATTGAGAACGGCTATATCAAACTTGAAAAGTATGCTCTCATAGACTTGGCGTTGGGATTAGAGAAAAACGACGGGCACAGCCTTTACTTTTACAAGGCTCTCCGCCCTAACATGCAAACCCAAATAGCAAATTATCTAAACCGTGGTGGCAGAGTTTTTGCAAACGGTGCATACCTTGCTACCGATATGACGAGCAGCAACGAGCAGGAATGGCTTGCCAGATTCTTCAAGATTTCAGCTGTGGGAAGCAACCAAAACAATTACAATTCCACCGTCATTGGCTTAGGTTCACAATTCGATATATA
- a CDS encoding 1-acyl-sn-glycerol-3-phosphate acyltransferase, which translates to MLKKLASWLLYKRMKWKKEVTIDFPDKFIICLAPHTSNWDFLIGLLYSRAEGIKSNFLMKKEWFFWPLGILFKRMGGIPVFRSKHTSMTDHLAEHAVKAKSFGLCITPEGTRSLNPEWKKGFYYIALKANIPIFLYGLDYKQKTIVCNQSIVPSGDIEEDMKTIKLYFKDFKGKHPELFTIGEIKE; encoded by the coding sequence ATGCTGAAAAAACTTGCTTCATGGCTTCTTTACAAGCGTATGAAATGGAAAAAGGAAGTAACTATCGACTTCCCTGACAAGTTTATTATATGCCTTGCTCCACACACCAGTAACTGGGACTTCCTTATCGGACTGCTTTACAGCAGGGCTGAAGGCATAAAGAGCAACTTCTTAATGAAGAAAGAGTGGTTCTTTTGGCCTTTGGGAATATTGTTTAAAAGAATGGGAGGCATACCTGTTTTCAGAAGCAAGCACACCAGTATGACCGACCATTTAGCTGAACATGCGGTAAAAGCAAAATCTTTTGGATTGTGTATTACTCCTGAAGGTACACGTTCATTAAACCCCGAATGGAAGAAAGGCTTTTATTATATAGCATTAAAAGCTAATATTCCTATCTTTCTTTATGGGTTGGACTACAAACAAAAGACCATTGTATGCAACCAATCTATTGTGCCAAGTGGAGATATTGAGGAGGATATGAAAACTATCAAACTGTATTTTAAAGACTTCAAAGGCAAACACCCAGAGTTGTTTACCATAGGAGAAATAAAAGAATGA